One Deinococcus sp. LM3 genomic region harbors:
- a CDS encoding phosphoribosyltransferase family protein: MNTFKVQVGAVTRDLPIVPVAPGVSVALFNMLGDTEVTEAAGRELARLLPADIDVLVTPEVKALSLAHVISRESGKPYIVIRKTQKPYMVEPVAREVVSITTGKPQLLVLDGFDVQKIRGRKVAIVDDVVSSGGTLHSIRQIIEEVGGEVAAVVAVFTEGQERPEVTALGHLPLFEN, translated from the coding sequence GTGAACACGTTCAAAGTTCAAGTGGGCGCCGTGACCCGCGACCTTCCCATCGTTCCCGTCGCTCCTGGCGTCAGCGTCGCCCTGTTCAACATGCTGGGCGACACCGAAGTGACCGAGGCGGCCGGCCGTGAACTGGCCCGCCTGCTGCCCGCCGACATCGACGTGCTGGTCACGCCGGAAGTCAAGGCGCTGAGCCTCGCGCACGTCATCAGCCGTGAGAGCGGCAAGCCGTACATCGTGATCCGCAAGACGCAGAAGCCGTACATGGTGGAGCCCGTGGCGCGCGAGGTGGTCAGCATCACGACCGGCAAACCGCAACTGCTGGTCCTGGACGGCTTCGACGTGCAGAAGATCCGGGGCCGCAAGGTCGCCATCGTGGACGACGTGGTGTCCAGCGGCGGCACCCTGCACTCCATCCGTCAGATCATCGAGGAGGTCGGCGGGGAGGTCGCGGCGGTCGTCGCGGTGTTCACCGAGGGGCAGGAACGCCCGGAAGTGACGGCGCTGGGCCACCTGCCGCTGTTCGAGAACTGA